The DNA sequence TGATGTTTGATACGAAAAACGTCACATACGGACTGAGCGGTCTTAGGGCACAAGAGCCAGCTGAGGCGAGGGGTTTAGGTTTCATATTTTTATAGTACCTGTCATTTGTTACCTCATGGCTGATACGGATATCGTTACTCACGTGTTCATCTAGACTGGTATAGTCACGTGTGTTGGACTGTCCAGTGTCTGTCTGACCGGCAAACACACAGCTGACCGAGGGAACGTCGTGTCTGTAGAAAGCACAGCAACATAAAAACTTTCTCCCATGAACAAAACTCTGATTGAAATAAAATTTTGATTTAGAAAGACACTCCTTTGTGACGATTTTCAGCTGAATGCATACCACTGCAATTTTAATGTTAAAGGTATTCGAGCGCTTTTCAAAGATATATATGATGCAATATGTAAGGACATCATGgcagtatgtgtttgtgttaccagtatatataatattaaaCACTATTGTTAAAAGGTCACTGTGTAGTCTACTTTCGGCTCTGTTTCCTCCTCCACATCAACACAGTGAGTCCGATGATAGCCAGCAGAACCATTGCCAGGAGACCACCCACTAAGCCACCGACAAGAGATGACGGAGAACTCCTTGGTTCCAGATCAGCGCCATCTTGTGGGGCTGCATCTGAGAACAGTTGACATGATTCATTAATTCAGGCTTCAAGGTGGATATAGGGTTTAGTCTGAATTTCATATTTTAGCTGTTTCATGAACATACAGTCAGTTTCATAAACGTTGGGGGATGGGTGATAACTCTGGGTTCACAACAGTAGGGACAAAGTCCTCTTGGAATATCACCAGAAAGCAGATTAACGCACCATGTATGCTCATTCACACACAGCATATGCACACGCACAATGCACTTGAATAATACGAAGTCGGAATTAGAGATTGTGATCACCTGAAAGATGAGGTGaaattgtgtgtgtgtaaatgtgtgcgtctgcatctgggtttctgtgtgtgtatgcgcgTGTGAGATCCGACTCCTCATAAACTATTGATCACCACTTGTTTGAACTATTTGCTATATGACCGTATCCCGGGACACTGACATAAGGCTatatctctccacaaacactgCTTGGTATGACTGCATCTCGGGACACTGACATAAGGCTATATCTCACCACAAACACTGCTTGGTATGACTGCATCTCGGGGCACTGACATAAGGCTATATCTCGCCACAAACACTGCTTGGTATGACTGCATCTCGGGACACTGACATAAGGCTATATCTCGCCACAAACACTGCTTGGTATGACTGCATCTCGGGACACTGACATAAGGCTATATCTCACCACACTAGTTGATATGACTATATCTCGGTACACTGACATAAGGCACTTGGTACGACAGTATCTTGCCACAAACACTACCTGGTATGACTGTATCTCGCGCCGAAGGTTTGACCGCTTCATTTGCAATGAAGACAGTATGATTCGTGTAGGTGGGTAGCGTTGTAGACACTTCAGGTGTGTGAGGTATCCGTGAGTGGACAGGCCGGTCGTGGTTAAATTTAGGTGTCAATGGCGGGGCGGTGGTTGTTGTCACCGAACACAAATGTTGAATACCTGTCCGATATACACATTCTTTTGATTAAATTTACTTATATCGTTATGCTCCTTGTTTCAGTTTTTAAACATCCTGTAGTATTTATTAGGTCCACTCTTTACCCATTTGTTTTATACTTACATTTTTCGTATATGTTGTCAAAAGTTCCCCTTCCATCGTCGCTCCATGCCTCATATATACACCGGAACCGACCACAGAATTCGCTAAAATTAAGCACCTTACTAAATTctaaacaactaggatatctaTTTCATATGTAAAtcagtgaaacatgtttcagcTAATAACACTACAAACCATATAATCACCTACAATTTACGGGAGGGTCAATAACGGAACAATCATAGGTATTATTGGGGCACCAAACACTTATACTTACACAGTAATACCGCTTTTTGTTTCTGTTCCAATTTATATGTGTTTAAGTGTGAGAACTATTTACTGAAGAAGACCCTAATTGCATGTATAAATTTTCTCACCCACACTCCGATTTCTGGATTATTCCCCCTTGTAGCTGTTTCGCAAAGTTTTGTATCTCCACCCGAGACGGCAGAGGGATGTCAATGTGTTGGCTGTAGTCACAGGTGATGGTGGAGCTAGGGTTGATGTGGCAGTAGAAATCTGTATCAAGACATAATCATTATCTTCATACAAGCTGTCATTGCTTATATACAAGTTGTCATCTTCATACATGTCATCTTCATACAAATTATCGTTATACGTGTACAGGTTGTCATTATCTGTATACAAGTTGTTATTATCTGTATACAAATTGTCATTATCGTTGTACAAGTATACAAATTGTCATTTTCTGTATACATGTTGTCATTATATTTATGCTTCGGTCAGACAATGGTCTTCTCACACGCTGCAGTAGATCAAATAGGATTTTCTATAACGTTTTCATCTTTTTCGGAGTGGTGCATGTTTTAATCCCACTGAAACAGTAACCCTTGTGTTAACGCGATCTGTTGTAGCAAAAGCAAAGACTGCCGATGTGTTTTCACTGTAAATACTGTAACTGTAACCAACTCCTGCTGACTAATCTATTTGTCAAAGAAATTCTATATTACCTAAACCAGaccaaaacaaacattaccTTTAACAACGTCAAGCCAGTGAAATACAACAGAAAAGCTGCTGTGTACAGCGAAGTGGTCAACGTTGTCGGGGTAGAGGGAAATGTTGAGGTTACACGCGTCGTTCAGCCTGGACGCTGCACATACACAGCTGCTGAAACTGATAACGAGAGCGAAGGTATGAACACATTATGTATGACATAACGTCTCGTGCTTGCATCTCAGTTATACGACGATTGCGCGGGTCGAAAGCCGAAGGTGATACGGATGTGGACAATGTTGGTCTAACCCAACAAACCTTATTGTTCCAAAATCGTGGGAACAATCACAAGATTCTGACTCCATAACTGTGTTGGCTTGGATGACTTGGTGACACGTGACCGAGAGATGAAACCTTCCAAGATTTATACATTACTGATAGCTACGAACGTTCAGCGAAACATCATTTTGTAGCTCTCATCTACTTCGTGATGTCTTCTTCATTGCAACGCTGGACAGTTCAAAAATACTGCCACGAAACGTCTTGCTGTGGCTTAATGAAAGACGTTGCCTTAACATTCGCTTCTTGACACAGACTCCTGTGCATTGGCAAGACAATCTGAATACCATGTGaatgaaatataaaacatgTTAATGACGACATGTCACAGTTTGGTGAAACAGGAAGTTGCTGAAATGGTTGTGATACCACAATGTCATGGTACCTGTTGATGGCTGTCTGCATGCTGGTACCAAGGTCTCTGTTCCCAGAGACAGCGGTGGACCTCTTGGATATGGCGTGTCCCTCGTCTACATTACGGCAGCTGGGGCCGGACACCACGCACCAGGAGGTATGGAGGAGTCGCTCTATCTCCCTCGTCTTCACTACAACAGACATGAAGTAGTCCCATGATTGTGCAATCTTTAAATTATACCAAGCGAGTGAGCGAATGTAGTTTTGCTATTGCAGCGATACAACATGGGGGACActagtaatgggcttcacacattgtacccatgtggagaactgaacccggatcttcggcgaaagcttaaaccacaaggctaccccaccgccctagcCTATACGAAGATATATTCTGCTGTTAACATTTGGCGTCTAAAACATAAGCACTGAGGGTATACTTGTTAAAGTAAGCATTGCTTCTTGAACACATTACTTTATTAGAGTGTTGCATGGCGACATAATATTTGAGTGTAGTACAAATACGGATAGAATGTCCAAGGTGACTCCACGAAAAGCAGTATAAATTAGAATTAATCATAAGGTGTGAACACCGACATGCCTCAAAGATATGCTGAAGCGAACACCTGCATACATATAGCATTTCCTGATATATACACCTATACACTTCTAACACCATCTGTGGCATATACCCACATACCTCTAACATAATCTGTAGCCAACACCTACATACATCTGACATAATCTGTAGCCAACACCTACATACATCTGACATAATCTGCAACCAACACCTACATACATCTGACATAATCTGTAGCCAACACCTACATACATCTGACATAATCTGTAGCCAACACCTacatacatttgacataatctGCAACCAACACCTACATACATCTGACATAATCTGTAGCCAACACCTACATACATCTGACATAATCTGTAGCCAACACCTACATACATCTGACATAATCTGCAACCAACACCTACATACATCTGACATAATCTGTAGCCAACACCTACATACATCTGACATAATCTGTAGCCAACACCTACATACATCTGACATAATCTGTAGCCAACACCTacatacatttgacataatctGTAGCCAACACCTAAGTGACGTTTAGAAGCTGCTATAATGAAGATGAACACCTTTTAATGGATAGACATATTATTAATTGTAATAGATGCAACGTTTCGATGTAGAGCCTATCACCGTTATCAAACTTGATCACATTAGCTTATATGGGACACATAGACATCTGACAAAAACAACAGCACAAGGCGAAGcgaagaatgaatgaatgcatttaTCTCCTCCAAAAGATATTCGAAGATTAAATATATGTAACATCAGTCAGatacacatatgtacatatgctGTTTACAAAGCACGGATATTTATAGTTTCGAAAGTATACATCAAAGAATCTTTTGGAgaatagatatacatgtatatcgaaAAATGTAGTATGATGGTTTGCCATGCTGTATCTTCAAGGCCAGGGATTTTAAGTTTCGTAACACAAGTACAGGGGCATCTTCATCAGCAagcatttcaattaatacatatacatctaCACTCGGTAGGTCAAGTAGTGTCACAtaaaaataatttctttggCTCATGACAGATTGACAATGTAAGATGCGGTTGGCAAAGCCTGCAAAAGCACACATTCCTCTGAGAATATGGCATTAGTCTAGGTAGACTCAGTGTTTGGTGGAACACGGCGTATCTGGACATATCTTCTCTTATGGAGGGTCTCAGTTTCCATTGAGCTTCTTCATAAGAGAAGATAGAACTTACAACTATTCTGCTCCAAGCTGTCTTTGACGGAAAAATACCAGTTTGCACATGACGTAATACATATTTCAGCACATTGTACTTTTTAAAGTACATAACAAAGTATTGCATATACTGCGTGAGTTAATTCTAAGATAAACAGTGATAAGAATGCACAGAAGAGAGTTTTCGTTGATGAACTATAAGCGGTGTAACATAATCTTCCAAGGAACAGTAGAATATTGTGCAGAAACCTAGGTTGGCACACACCTAATATGTTAACATACGTTTGTTGAACCATTGGATGCATTTAGCGAAATATTGTTGGGTATTTTCCACCAAATCGATATTGTTACCTTATAATGTAGTCATGGTTTCACAGCCATAAAAACTTGTAGGTAAAACCATTCTTTTCCTTATATTTACACGTGTAAAGGATGTAATTCAATACTGTTAAGACCGAATGAGCGCCATGAATTTATGGTTTGCCTGGCCTTTTGACAGTTATCGGAAACTCTGATACTGATAGACATTTACTAATTGAGGTCTTTCAAAAGGAGAATGAGATTGTTTTTgatgtacccattaatgccgaacgccagacagggaccaacaagtaccatactATGACGTCTTTTGGTATCGAACTCGATATTTTCGCTTTCTCCGATAAGTGTACCGCTAACACAGTCTGTGTAGCAACCACATAAGTGCACATGCTGCAAAGGTGTACCGAAAAAGTTATTAGAAAAACCCATACCTCTGATGAAGGCAGCAGCTAGTGCCGACGTTACACCCgagtcgtcatcatcgtcgtcagcaACAACCCCAACACCCAAAGCACCTGTCATCAGAAATATGCAGTGAAGGAGTGAGCATCCAGGCCACCATGCAGCAACCATCTCAAACATGTAAATACACAGGAGGCAACACCAGTATAAAATGGGAATAtatgacatgagtgagtgagtgagtgggtttaggtttacgtcgcatgaaacaatattccatctatctGGCGGCAGATCTATTTgatccggatcttcacgcgtTTATATGACATGAAGAAAAGTACATAGTTTTGCACGTTTAACTGAATGGCCAATCTTACACAAACCTAGGTTAAAAAGTACGGAAAAAAATTGCCGGGGTGAAAAAGGTCGTCGGAAAAAGTCCCCTTTTTATTTTCTAGCAAGAACTGGACTGGACTTGAGACTACATTTCCACATACTGTTTTGGCGTGCTTGGAGTACACATTGACATTTAAGATCAGTTTAAAACCACCATTGTTGGTCTGAATGACTTAAATGATGGAACTGATACCGCCGTAGGATGCCAATACATGATTTATAGTAAAATCAGTTGTGAGTGTCTCAGTGTTGGTACCGGGAAAACATATTGCAGGGAGTATATATAACGCTTAACATATATGTATTCCCTACAGCATGTTTTCACTGCTACCTAGCTCTTGGTGAGGTGCTTAAGCTTACACACCGAGACACCTACGATTGATTTTACTACAGTTCTGTGGTCTGATCCGTGAGCATATCATGTTTATTAAGACTTAACAGATCAAAACTATAgaacttctttgagaggaagtggtgaagatgaagatgaagaaaagCCAAATTCTATGGACACTtgtacctacaccgaaacgttatTGCAATGAACAATAAacaagttgactatccatagaacttggttttccagCGATTTAAAAATTTAATCTGTCATTATAAGTCATTTCTTCGTGTATTTTGTTAAAACAATCTTGTCAAATGAATATAACTAGATCAGTTTTACTACAAAATGACTTTTTTACTAATGACTTTTACTGATACCTTTTTACTAAGGCATTTTTGCCAACAATCATTATTATCAGCCTTTAATACGTTTGAGTTGCTGGCAGCTGAAACAACTTGGACAGCAATTCAAGAAAAATGTTCTATTTGACATCCGGTCCACATTCCTGTCACGTGTTCATACGTGTTACCATATAAATGTGAATTATGGGAGATTTATAGTTTGAAACATTTGAGTTAAAACTCATGCATTAGACAAGATGCTAGCCTCTACAAAATTGTAATTAACTAGCAAATATAATCTTGGGGTGCATATACAACGCTCTTCAACTTACTCAGTGATGATCAGTGTTATAATCAGACCTTCCAGCTGACGGCGATGGAGTTTCAAGAATAATTGCAGAACACTGAATGCAAAAGACTAAGAATGTATGCGTGTGCGTTTGTGCGTACGCTTTCTTGTACTTATCTTGACACACGCCAGATGCACAGTGCCAGCCAGCCGAGACACCACGGCTGATCGGTGTCTGAAATGTCCCTCTAAAGCCAAGAAACAGGCTAGGTAAcaagtcccatattttaacgtcattTGAATTTCTGCAGCAAGGGTTCAATCCCCGACGTTTTTCTTTCTTGTCAGACACGTGTCCGCCTGACCACGGTGAAAGCCAGCAGTATTCCaaatgtgtcatgtatgcctgtatattttattcttgACTGACTGTCATTGACTACAATAACGACCTCCAGTATTTGAAATTCTAGTAGATAAATTACTCCCGTGAAACCTGTCTCTCCCCACTCCAAAATCCCTTGAAATGCACTTTAATCATTTAAGAAATTTTGGATATATTAACTTGAGTAACTATTTGTTGACGATTCCATCAATAGGCATTAAGAAGGTCTATGGATAAAGGTCGTCACTTGTCAGGAGCAGGAGCGCATTGGTAGTCAAGATACCTGCCATGCTACAATAGTACTACATACCTAGTATTAGTACTGTCAGGATACCAGTGGGACGGTGCATGCCGACTATTGTCTTCCACTGAAACCTATAGAATAAGATAACATGAACAATATTATATAGCATAGTTTCCTAGACCGATAAAGGCGAAAGTAGAGGGACTGTCAGTAAACTATACTTATAACCACTACGAGTATAGCAGACTGTGGTTTCGACATGTGACTATACATATCGAAATGAAATAAAGTCCCTATGTAGTCGAAATGCTTTACCAAACTACGGCTTTAACGAACTAAAATGAGTCTAGCCTTTTGTTCGACACAACCGTGGTTTACAGTACCTCTGTAGACGATGGGAGGTAGTGTCGCTCCATGGCAGATAGAAACACTTGATAGAAACTCTACTAAATCACCTTCAACTGTACAGCCTTGAGCCAAGGACATTGTTTGTCATTCAGCAAAAACGGAACACGAAACCAAACCTTGCACGTTATGAATGATGGAGCTTTTGTTCAGGCTATGCCTCCGGGCATATGCTTCTATACACAACAAAGGGTAGACGTgtcatatttcaaacatattgtcCGTCAACAGCATacacagtaatatttcagccgtcTATACTCGACTGTTCATCTTACTTAGGTGGCATACATTCAAGAGATTAAACTGTGCAGCTCTGCAACAAAACATGAATATTTCTATCGTTGGATTattgatgaaaacatttgagtatcacCCTTGTATGCATGTTAAGCGTTTTCGGGCGCTTAAGAAACATTC is a window from the Haliotis asinina isolate JCU_RB_2024 chromosome 9, JCU_Hal_asi_v2, whole genome shotgun sequence genome containing:
- the LOC137296870 gene encoding uncharacterized protein; amino-acid sequence: MHRPTGILTVLILGALGVGVVADDDDDDSGVTSALAAAFIRVKTREIERLLHTSWCVVSGPSCRNVDEGHAISKRSTAVSGNRDLGTSMQTAINSFSSCVCAASRLNDACNLNISLYPDNVDHFAVHSSFSVVFHWLDVVKDFYCHINPSSTITCDYSQHIDIPLPSRVEIQNFAKQLQGGIIQKSECGEFCGRFRCIYEAWSDDGRGTFDNIYEKCIQHLCSVTTTTAPPLTPKFNHDRPVHSRIPHTPEVSTTLPTYTNHTVFIANEAVKPSARDTVIPDAAPQDGADLEPRSSPSSLVGGLVGGLLAMVLLAIIGLTVLMWRRKQSRKHDVPSVSCVFAGQTDTGQSNTRDYTSLDEHTNITATNPLACSDVTARNADIPDVVPGTADLKLATDDTYATLNECEMSGSHDNTAYDMKPSTVKGEELVLGEATPYGDSYYLEGIYAKPADNSEVPGCHGSTSSSQYLEPVSEDGRYVRYPPHYLQPLPVLPTSSQYVEACSARNGGHTDDSYIRMDNTTSVSSTDPLDHELDQYVRIDVSAPTYYNM